Proteins from a single region of Bactrocera neohumeralis isolate Rockhampton unplaced genomic scaffold, APGP_CSIRO_Bneo_wtdbg2-racon-allhic-juicebox.fasta_v2 cluster10, whole genome shotgun sequence:
- the LOC126765583 gene encoding uncharacterized protein LOC126765583, translating into MEQQGESTAQTSPPVSVRPAAQANQPQGILARSAIEVHQPDLHVDAAMVPRISPPNMNDTNIESYFLSLEFWFAATGVTHDARKYNLVMAQVPPSKLMELKAIIDSTPSINRYDYIKSKLIAQFADSQQRRVQRVLSDMPLGDLKPSQLFNEMRRVAGTALCETVIIDLWASRLPPHAQAAVIASKGDVADKVAIADAIADSMNFRQINMVGNQATAAGTPTQTNNESTTLEELKKEIAQLTRQIESIKTHRSRSRSQSRPRQIRNTRQDCAQPNELCWYHHKFGANARTCRKPCSYNNRQKSE; encoded by the coding sequence ATGGAACAACAAGGAGAAAGCACCGCACAGACATCTCCGCCCGTGAGCGTTCGACCGGCAGCGCAGGCGAATCAACCTCAAGGCATTCTGGCCAGATCAGCAATCGAAGTGCATCAGCCCGATCTCCATGTGGATGCAGCAATGGTTCCTCGCATTAGCCCGCCTAATATGAACGACACCAACATCGAGTCTTATTTTTTGTCACTGGAATTCTGGTTCGCTGCTACAGGTGTGACCCACGACGCACGAAAATACAATCTGGTCATGGCACAAGTTCCACCAAGCAAGCTAATGGAGCTGAAGGCCATAATCGACTCTACTCCCTCAATAAATCGTTACGACTACATCAAGTCCAAACTTATAGCTCAATTCGCGGATAGCCAACAACGACGCGTACAACGTGTTCTTTCCGATATGCCATTAGGCGACTTAAAACCAAGTCAACTGTTCAACGAAATGCGCCGGGTGGCCGGCACAGCACTTTGCGAGACAGTAATAATCGACCTCTGGGCCTCGCGTCTACCACCTCACGCTCAAGCTGCTGTGATCGCATCAAAGGGTGACGTAGCAGATAAAGTTGCTATTGCAGACGCCATCGCGGACTCCATGAATTTTCGACAAATTAATATGGTAGGTAACCAAGCAACGGCAGCAGGCACCCCCACGCAAACTAACAATGAGTCAACCACGCTAGAGGAATTAAAGAAGGAGATCGCGCAACTGACGAGGCAAATCGAATCGATAAAAACGCACCGATCGCGAAGCCGCAGCCAAAGCCGACCGAGACAAATACGAAATACACGCCAGGATTGCGCACAGCCAAACGAATTATGCTGGTATCACCATAAATTTGGGGCCAACGCTCGAACTTGTAGGAAACCCTGCTCTTATAATAACAGGCAGAAGAGCGAATGA